In Candidatus Eisenbacteria bacterium, the following are encoded in one genomic region:
- a CDS encoding glycoside hydrolase family 130 protein: MSEKNQTIKDNGINMSLARYEKNPILTRKDIPDIPPYILDPTSVFNPGAVKYKGCIKLMLRVQTRGRRTYLCMAESTDGFEFQVCSKVVRFNGFDRLREKVFHVYDPRITEIDRVFYVIFAMDMNRNCLLGLARTTNFEDFDFIGIVSDEPNRNGVLFSERIGGLYTRLDRPNRNPVAGDISSGSRIVLSTSLDMVNWRSQGTVIAGRHHYWDEDIGAGPPPIKTREGWILLYHGIARHFDSVNIYQAGVILMDLKTPLVILGRSRNNILEPRAEYELIGQVPNVVFPSGIIVDEYDDEGFAKPDSRVLVYYGAADTSVAVATTTVRELIDLARND; encoded by the coding sequence TTGTCAGAGAAGAATCAAACGATTAAAGATAATGGAATCAATATGAGCCTGGCCAGATACGAGAAGAACCCCATTTTGACCCGCAAGGACATCCCGGACATACCACCATATATTCTGGATCCGACATCGGTTTTTAATCCGGGAGCGGTGAAGTATAAAGGTTGTATTAAACTCATGCTGCGCGTTCAAACCCGGGGCAGAAGAACCTATTTATGCATGGCGGAGAGCACGGACGGGTTTGAATTTCAGGTCTGTTCCAAGGTGGTCCGGTTCAATGGGTTTGATAGACTTCGGGAAAAGGTCTTTCATGTCTATGATCCGAGAATCACGGAAATAGACAGGGTTTTCTATGTGATCTTTGCGATGGACATGAACCGCAACTGTCTATTGGGCCTTGCAAGAACGACCAACTTCGAAGATTTTGATTTTATCGGCATTGTCTCCGATGAGCCCAATCGAAACGGTGTTTTGTTTTCCGAAAGGATCGGCGGCTTGTACACCAGGTTGGACCGCCCCAATAGAAATCCGGTGGCAGGGGATATTTCATCCGGGTCCAGGATTGTTCTTTCAACATCTCTTGATATGGTCAATTGGCGGTCCCAGGGAACAGTGATCGCAGGCCGGCATCATTACTGGGATGAGGATATCGGGGCGGGACCTCCACCGATTAAAACAAGAGAGGGTTGGATCCTTCTCTATCATGGAATTGCCCGGCATTTTGATAGTGTGAATATATATCAGGCAGGGGTGATTCTAATGGATTTAAAGACGCCGCTTGTCATTCTCGGCCGCAGTCGGAACAACATCCTTGAGCCCCGCGCGGAGTATGAACTCATCGGCCAGGTGCCTAATGTTGTCTTCCCAAGCGGTATTATTGTGGATGAATATGACGATGAGGGTTTTGCAAAGCCGGACAGCCGGGTCCTCGTTTACTATGGCGCGGCGGATACCTCGGTCGCGGTGGCGACTACAACGGTTAGGGAATTGATCGATTTGGCCCGCAATGATTAA
- a CDS encoding sodium:solute symporter, which produces MNMALVDWLIVFLTMASMIGAVIVSKKHMTSVADFLAAGRTAGRYIISISGGLAGLGAITIVGLLEMNYVAGFSMTWWGFTMSVFILIITVSGWVVYRFRQTRALTLAQFFEMRYSKSFRIFAGLIAFLSGLINFGIFPAVGARFFIYFCGIPQQFTLWGLIIPSFPLIMAVLLSISLYFVFSGGQIAVIVTDFLQGIFVNVIFILLVLFLFVKVDWTQVIEALSMAPENASLINPFKTSHVEDFNLWYFLIGVFGVFYGAMSWQGTQAYNASAHSAHEAKMSGVLNNWRGYPQNLFLLFVPIICYTVMHHPEFSGIAESVNATLTGLENEAIQNQLRTPLMLTKLLPVGLMGAFAAVMLGAFISTHDTYLHSWGSIFIQDVIMPFRKEPFSEKHHLRALRLSIVGVAVFIFFFSLVFQQSQYIFLFFAITGAIFAGGSGAVIIGGLYWKKGTTAGAWSALLTGSTIAVGGIIIHQLTDDFPINGQQFWAIAMGASSIIYVLVSLLGKGKDADLDKLLHRGKYATGETKIINEAPRSGFKILGMGKEFTRGDRVIYIATYAVTGIWILVFIAGTVYNLTHQVEDSKWAEFWKFYFYYNVVICLFVVIWFTIGGMHNLGAMFGRLKTLKRDVGDDGVVREESND; this is translated from the coding sequence TGATTTCTTGGCCGCGGGCCGGACCGCCGGACGATATATTATCTCGATATCCGGGGGCTTGGCGGGGCTTGGAGCCATAACGATTGTCGGGCTTCTTGAGATGAATTATGTCGCTGGGTTTTCGATGACGTGGTGGGGATTTACGATGTCGGTCTTTATCCTTATCATTACGGTATCGGGATGGGTTGTTTACAGATTCAGGCAGACTCGAGCCTTGACGCTGGCCCAATTCTTTGAAATGCGTTACAGCAAGAGCTTCCGAATATTCGCCGGTCTCATAGCCTTTCTTTCCGGCTTGATCAATTTTGGGATATTCCCGGCCGTCGGCGCCCGCTTTTTTATATACTTCTGCGGGATTCCGCAACAATTCACCCTCTGGGGTCTGATAATTCCTTCATTTCCCCTTATTATGGCGGTATTACTGAGCATTTCCCTCTATTTTGTCTTCTCGGGCGGTCAGATCGCAGTTATTGTCACCGATTTTCTCCAAGGCATTTTTGTTAATGTGATCTTTATCCTTCTGGTTCTTTTCCTCTTCGTAAAGGTCGATTGGACGCAAGTTATTGAGGCGCTCTCTATGGCCCCGGAAAACGCTTCATTGATAAATCCATTTAAAACAAGCCATGTTGAGGATTTTAATCTCTGGTATTTTTTGATCGGTGTTTTCGGTGTTTTTTATGGGGCGATGTCCTGGCAGGGAACTCAGGCGTACAATGCTTCAGCGCACAGCGCCCATGAAGCAAAGATGAGCGGGGTTTTGAATAACTGGAGGGGGTATCCTCAAAACCTCTTTCTTCTCTTTGTCCCCATCATTTGCTATACCGTCATGCATCATCCGGAGTTTTCCGGAATCGCTGAGTCGGTTAATGCCACATTGACGGGCCTGGAGAATGAAGCCATCCAAAATCAGCTTAGAACACCCTTGATGTTGACCAAGCTGTTGCCGGTCGGGCTCATGGGCGCCTTCGCCGCCGTCATGCTCGGTGCTTTTATCAGCACGCATGACACCTATCTTCATTCGTGGGGCAGCATCTTTATCCAAGATGTCATCATGCCTTTTCGGAAAGAGCCATTCTCTGAAAAACACCATCTGAGAGCCCTCAGGCTGTCCATCGTTGGCGTTGCCGTCTTTATCTTTTTTTTCAGCCTTGTTTTCCAACAGAGCCAGTATATTTTTCTCTTCTTCGCCATCACAGGAGCCATCTTTGCCGGCGGCTCCGGCGCCGTCATCATCGGGGGATTGTACTGGAAAAAGGGAACAACGGCCGGCGCATGGAGCGCCCTGCTTACCGGGTCGACGATAGCCGTCGGCGGTATTATTATTCACCAGCTCACAGATGATTTTCCAATTAACGGACAGCAGTTTTGGGCGATCGCCATGGGTGCTTCATCCATTATATATGTTCTGGTCTCCTTATTGGGGAAGGGAAAGGACGCCGATCTCGACAAACTGCTTCATCGTGGGAAATATGCGACCGGGGAAACCAAAATCATCAATGAAGCGCCCCGTAGTGGGTTTAAGATCCTTGGGATGGGCAAGGAATTCACCAGGGGAGATAGGGTGATCTATATCGCCACCTATGCCGTAACCGGAATATGGATTCTGGTTTTCATCGCCGGGACGGTCTATAATCTCACGCATCAGGTGGAAGATTCCAAATGGGCGGAATTCTGGAAATTCTACTTTTATTATAATGTTGTTATATGTCTCTTTGTCGTCATTTGGTTTACAATCGGTGGGATGCATAATCTTGGGGCAATGTTCGGCCGTCTCAAGACGTTAAAGCGGGACGTAGGCGACGACGGCGTTGTCAGAGAAGAATCAAACGATTAA